The genome window TTTCTCACTGGGAATGTGAGATAACTCCCGGGTGTTGGTGCCGCCCCACACCATCAGCAGGGCGTCGTACGTATCGGGAATACACGCTTCCCGTGGGCTTATATCGGTAATCTGTGTAGATGATCCTTCGCTCAGCAAAATTTCCTGTAGTCCTGTCAGAGAGACATCAACTTCGGGCAGCCCTCCCCGGGCAAGCACCTTGGCATAGCACTCATGGATAAGTGGGAGAGTGTGCTCATTTCCGCGAATCAGTACGCGCTGTCCTTTCTGTATATTGAGTGAGTGCGTGGTGAGTACATGGGCGAGACGTTCAAGGCGAATATCTTTCAAGGGATCTCTCCTGTTTTGATCGTGGGTGGAAGGATCGATGTACCTCCATAAGATGGGTACGGTCGATGTGGGTATAAATTTCGGTGGTGCTGATATTACGGTGTCCGAGCAGTTCCTGTACGACACGAAGGTCTGCCCCTCCTTCGAGCAGATGTGTGGCATAGGAATGACGAAAGGTGTGGGGAGAAACCGACTTTTCTATTCCTGCCTGAATACAGAGGGTCTGTACTATTTTCCACACCCCCATGCGTGAAAGCTTTGTCCCGCGATTATTGAGGAAGATCTCCGGTGCGGAGGGACTTTTTTTTCGTAGGCGGGGGCGTTCTTCTTCCATATAGCGTTTCAGGGTGCGACGACCATAGGCTCCCAGGGGAACCAGACGTTGTGTGTTTCCTTTCCCGGTAATATGAAGAAAGGTATCGTCCTCAATGCAGGCTCCGGGGGTGAGGTTTATGAGCTCTGAAACCCGCAGACCGCACCCGTAGAGTAATTCTATTATGGCTGTGTTGCGAAGCGAGAGTTTGGCAGAGGCAGGAATATGAGAAAGAATACGCTCTATTTCATCGACGGAAAGCACTTGGGGAAGATCTCGCGTTTTCCGTGGGGGTCGGAGCTGTTTGGTGGGGTTGCTTTCCACCACTTCTTCTGCGGTAAGAAAGGTGTAATAACTTCTGAGAGTACTGATTGTACGAATGATGGAGGCACGGGCAAAGCCTAAATCTGCAAGAAGATCCAGATACTGGGCAATTTCCTTGTGGCCTACGGAGGTATCAGTACGGCCATGGTCGTGCAAAAAGGCGGCAAAACGGTGCAGGTCGAAGGTGTATGAGGAATAGCTATTTTCGCTCAGCCCTTTTTCTGCGCTCAGCCAGCTTTGATACGCCGTAAGATGGGAAACCTCCTTCACGGTTTCAGCTCTTTTTCCATAATGACAATCTCTTTCTGCGGGGTTGCAATCCGTTCATGTACGGAGTAGCCCAGTTTTGCATAGAGGCCTTCGGCAGAACCTGTGTACAAATAGACGCGAGGGATATTAAAATCTTCCCACAGGAGTTTTTCAGCGTGGGTAATCAATTTCTCCGATATTTTTTGTCCCCGGAATTGAGGACATACAAATACTC of Chitinivibrio alkaliphilus ACht1 contains these proteins:
- the xerD gene encoding site-specific tyrosine recombinase XerD gives rise to the protein MKEVSHLTAYQSWLSAEKGLSENSYSSYTFDLHRFAAFLHDHGRTDTSVGHKEIAQYLDLLADLGFARASIIRTISTLRSYYTFLTAEEVVESNPTKQLRPPRKTRDLPQVLSVDEIERILSHIPASAKLSLRNTAIIELLYGCGLRVSELINLTPGACIEDDTFLHITGKGNTQRLVPLGAYGRRTLKRYMEEERPRLRKKSPSAPEIFLNNRGTKLSRMGVWKIVQTLCIQAGIEKSVSPHTFRHSYATHLLEGGADLRVVQELLGHRNISTTEIYTHIDRTHLMEVHRSFHPRSKQERSLERYSP